CACCTGGGAAGAGTTTAGCATCTTTGTAGCGCTGACCCTCAACTTCAATTTGTCCCCATTTGAGATCAGTAATCGGTGGCGAACTGGATGTCATCTCAGTCATGGCGATTGCTCCTAATCTCTCTGCTTTTAGTTTAGCAATCCTTGGTTCTTGCTGTTTGAAATGGGATTGGGGTTCAGATTTCTGGCATCTCTAGGTGTTGAGTGCATTGTCTTTTACGGCAAGCGCCAGAGGTGAGATCATCAATTCAATACACTTATCCGATCTTTCCCCAGTCAACCAGCTCTATCTACTGACCTTCGATGATCATTCGCTCCTTACAATGGCAAGAGTTATCCCAAGCCGATGAAGTATTTCGGCTCGCCTTTGGCACAGCTGCTAATTTATCTAATCCCTTACAAATGTTTGGCGATGCGGGATACATGCATCGCTGGTATTTGCCGACCGGTTACGCCATCGCTGCTGAACAAAATAGTCAAATCATCGGTACTAATTTCCTCGCTCGCTGGGGCACTCTAGGTCTGTTTGGTCCGCTCACCGTACATCCTGACTACTGGAATCAGGGCATTGCTTCTGAGTTAATGAGTGCTACTATCGCACAATTTAAGCAGTGGCAGACACCTGCAATTACCTTCTTTACCTCCTCTCATAGTGCCAAACATCTCTGGTTCTACAGCAAGTTTGGATTTTCTCCCGGTTACCTCACCACCGTACTGGAAAAAACGGTCACGCCAACTGTCTGCGAGCAACCCTACTGTCTCTACTCAACGCTATCCCCTCAGCAACAAGAGGAATCCCTGATTGCTTGCCAAAAACTAACGGATGCTATTTATAACGGTTTGGATTTAAAGGCAGAAATCCAACTGGTAGTGGAACAGCAATTGGGAGAGACCCTTTTACTTTGGGATGAAGTGGGCTTAGCTGCTTTTGCGATTTGTCATTATGGGGTGGGTTCTGAGGGGGGCAGTAACAATTGTTATGTCAAATTTGGTGCGGTACGCCCTGGTTCTCAGGCAGAAGAGAGATTTGAGCAACTCCTGAGAGTGTGCAATGTTTTCGCAGCCGATTGTCAATTAAACACCTTAACGGCAGGGGTCAACACTAGTCGCCACAATGCCTATCAACGAATGCTCGCAGGAGGGTTTAAGATTCGCCTGATTGGGGTTGCGATGCATCAACTGCCCGATCAAGATTATTGTCGAGCTGATGTTTATGTCTTGGATGATCGGCGATAATTTCCCTGAAGCAGAATCCTCATGCTTGACGAACATCTTGCTAAACTGATATAGGTTGATAACGCTAAATGTCTTACTCCCAGCCAGCATGACCTCTTCTTCTCTGGATTTAGAAACCCAACTGACGAATTTAAAAGCGGATGCCAGACACGCGATCGCGTCTGCTAGTGATTTAGAAAGTCTCGAACAACTACGAGTGCAATATCTTGGTAAAAAAGGACAACTCTCGCAAGTTTTGCGGGGAATGGGAAAACTCTCAGCCGAAGAACGCCCCCGCATCGGGTCCTTAGCCAATGAAGTGAAAGAAGAAATCCAAAGCGCGATCGACGAAACCCGTCAGAACTTACAACGAGCCCAACTCGAAGCGCAACTGGCTGCTGAAACCCTTGATGTTACTATGCCGGGCGTGATGCGTCCTCTCGGAAAAGTGCATCCCCTCAATGGCATGATTGACCAAATGCTGGATATTTTTGTTGGCTTGGGGTACACCGTTGCAGAAGGTTTTGAAGTTGAAAGCGATTACTATAATTTTGAAGCGCTTAACACTCCCCAAGACCATCCTGCGCGAGATATGCAAGATACATTCTATCTTCCCGATGGAAAACTATTGCGGACACATACCTCTTCCGTGCAAATTCGCTACATGGAACAGCATGATCCGCCGGTGCGAGTCATTGC
This is a stretch of genomic DNA from Cyanobacteria bacterium GSL.Bin1. It encodes these proteins:
- a CDS encoding GNAT family N-acetyltransferase; this encodes MIIRSLQWQELSQADEVFRLAFGTAANLSNPLQMFGDAGYMHRWYLPTGYAIAAEQNSQIIGTNFLARWGTLGLFGPLTVHPDYWNQGIASELMSATIAQFKQWQTPAITFFTSSHSAKHLWFYSKFGFSPGYLTTVLEKTVTPTVCEQPYCLYSTLSPQQQEESLIACQKLTDAIYNGLDLKAEIQLVVEQQLGETLLLWDEVGLAAFAICHYGVGSEGGSNNCYVKFGAVRPGSQAEERFEQLLRVCNVFAADCQLNTLTAGVNTSRHNAYQRMLAGGFKIRLIGVAMHQLPDQDYCRADVYVLDDRR
- the pheS gene encoding phenylalanine--tRNA ligase subunit alpha, with amino-acid sequence MTSSSLDLETQLTNLKADARHAIASASDLESLEQLRVQYLGKKGQLSQVLRGMGKLSAEERPRIGSLANEVKEEIQSAIDETRQNLQRAQLEAQLAAETLDVTMPGVMRPLGKVHPLNGMIDQMLDIFVGLGYTVAEGFEVESDYYNFEALNTPQDHPARDMQDTFYLPDGKLLRTHTSSVQIRYMEQHDPPVRVIAPGRVYRRDTVDATHSAVFHQLELLAIEEGLRFTDLRGTIKEFLRQMFGDDLAVRFRASYFPFTEPSAEVDVQWNGKWLEVLGCGMVDPNVLKAVGYDPERYTGFAAGLGVERFAMVLHQMDDIRRLYNSDLRFLKQFI